One window of the Thermus aquaticus genome contains the following:
- a CDS encoding DUF433 domain-containing protein, whose translation MDQGDLLARISVDPEVNHGQPTVRGLRYPVKVLLELLASGMTPEEILADYPDLESEDLQAVLLYAARLAEVKTVLRVA comes from the coding sequence ATGGACCAGGGCGACCTTCTGGCCCGCATCAGCGTGGACCCCGAGGTGAACCACGGGCAGCCCACGGTGCGGGGGCTCCGCTACCCGGTGAAGGTCCTCTTGGAGCTCCTGGCCTCGGGCATGACCCCGGAGGAGATCCTGGCGGACTACCCTGACCTGGAGTCCGAAGACCTCCAGGCGGTCCTCCTCTACGCGGCCAGGCTGGCCGAGGTGAAGACGGTCCTGAGG